From Montipora foliosa isolate CH-2021 chromosome 6, ASM3666993v2, whole genome shotgun sequence, a single genomic window includes:
- the LOC138005195 gene encoding adenosine receptor A3-like, producing MNRRADEFTFIANGVFNALLCLTATILNSITIQAIRRTSSLPKPLKAFHLSLAVSDLCVGLIVHPLYVARMIAMSQNSTTVIQNTNIAFAVTSNFLFYASFLSVLALTVDRFLAITFHLRYQEIVTHNRAIYVVILLFLVSAFLSATAGLWQITRALYIHEVCEILCLIIIAILYWKIYLTVRRHRKEIQVRQVREQNGRERANATRRFKLAGSTFCVYLVFVVCYLPNICINIVWINSGLSKTIYPFKCYVWTLVLLNSSLNPLIYCWKMRDIRQSVIDILLVCYNYFGR from the coding sequence ATGAACAGACGGGCCGATGAATTCACGTTCATTGCTAATGGAGTCTTTAACGCTCTTCTATGTTTGACAGCGACCATTTTGAACAGTATTACAATTCAAGCGATAAGGCGAACTTCTTCGTTACCAAAGCCGTTAAAAGCCTTTCACTTGAGCTTGGCTGTTTCTGATCTTTGTGTTGGGTTGATTGTCCACCCTCTATATGTCGCACGTATGATTGCAATGTCGCAAAACAGCACAACCGTGATACAGAACACGAACATTGCATTTGCAGTCACTAGTAATTTCTTATTCTACGCCTCGTTCCTAAGTGTGTTGGCTTTAACAGTTGACAGATTCTTAGCAATCACTTTTCACCTCAGATATCAAGAAATTGTGACTCATAATCGTGCGATTTATGTGGTGATCTTATTGTTCTTGGTCAGTGCATTTCTCTCCGCGACTGCTGGTTTGTGGCAAATTACAAGAGCATTATATATTCATGAAGTTTGTGAAATACTTTGCCTCATAATCATCGCGATTCTTTATTGGAAAATCTATTTAACAGTTAGGCGGCACCGAAAGGAAATTCAAGTGCGGCAAGTTCGAGAGCAAAATGGGAGAGAAAGAGCAAATGCCACGAGGCGCTTTAAATTAGCAGGAAGCACATTTTGCGTCTACTTGGTCTTCGTAGTTTGTTACTTACCTAACATCTGCATTAATATTGTTTGGATAAACTCTGGACTTAGCAAGACCATCTACCCTTTCAAATGTTACGTTTGGACTTTGGTGCTGCTCAATTCATCTCTGAATCCATTAATTTACTGCTGGAAGATGAGGGACATACGACAATCTGTCATCGATATTTTGCTTGTCTGTTACAATTACTTTGGTAGATAA